The DNA region GCTTGTCGAATCCGACGATCCTGCCGGATGTCAGGAGTATCCCGATTATCAGGAACAAGAGCAGGAAAGAGGCTGCGGAGGCGAATCCCCAGTTGAGCAGGACAGAGACCGCCTGGTCGATTATCATGGAGATCATCATCTCCTTCGGCCCGCCTAGCAGCACCGGCGTTACGAAAAAACCGACCGAGATCACGAAGACGAGGATGCTCCCCGCCAGGATTCCTGGGATACTCAAGGGAAGAAATACCCTTCGAAAGGCCTCGAACGGCCTCGCCCCGAGATTCTGGGCCGCCTTCAGGAGCCCCCGGTCGATCCCGGTCATGACACTGTAAAGGGACAAGACCATGAAGGGCATCATGACGTGAACCATGCCGATCGTGAGACCGAGGGAATTGTATATTATCTTTAAAGGCTTATCGATTAGTCCCAGTTTCATGAGGGTCTGGTTTATGATTCCGTTTCTTCCCAGAATCATTATCCATGCATAGGTCCGGACCAGGAGGCTCGTCCAGAGGGGAATCAGGACGAGAATGAGCCTCAGATTGGCCTTCTTCGGAGGGAGGCTCGACAAGTAGTAGGCGAGAGGATAGCCGAGCAGAAGGCACCACAGGGTGACGACAAAGCTGATCCTGAGGGTCACGTACAGGGAATAGAGGTTGACCTTGCCGTGAAAGAAGGCGAGGTAATGCCTGAGGGTGAACTCCGGTGAAAAGAAACTCATGAGCAGCATTCGCAGGAGCGGATATACGTAGAAAAAACACAGGTACAGGGCGAGCGGCAGAACGAGATAGAATGCTCTGCCCGCCAGTCTTTCCCGGAGCATGCTCCACCGCGATACGTGGGCCAAGGACGGTTCCATCATGTGTCTCGTTGATCGGGTTTCCGCCTACGGGGGAATGGAAGGATGGTGCCCCTCCATTCCCCGAAAGCCGCCGTTATTCCAGGAGCCACTTGTTGTATCTCTCTATGGCTCTGGCCCTATTGCTCTTTCCATCCGGCCCTATTTCCGTCCACCACCTCACGTTGTGCCAGTATGCCTTTGCGAGGTTCTTCGGGGACGTGTTCAGGTCCTTGGCTATCTTGGGATCGATGTACTTTGTCGCCTCCATGTTGCTCGGCCCGTAGGGAGCCTTCGAAGAGAAGCACGCCTGCCTCTTGGCATCCAGGACGTAGTTCATCAGCTTGTAGGCCGCTTCCCTGTGCTTTGCCCCCTTTATGATGCACCAGTTGTCGGCCGCGAGTTTCTGCTGGTTGAACTCGACATCCACCGGCGCCCCGTCCCACTTAGCCGCAATGACTCGAGGTCCTATTGTACAGGCGATGTCGATCTCGCCGTTCACCAGCATCTGTACGGCCTGGGCGTGAGACTTGTACCACTTGGTTATGTAAGGCTTCAGCCTGGTTATGCTCCTCCAGGCCCTTTCCACGTCGATGGGGTAGAGCTTGTCCATGGGGACCCCGTCGGCCATGAGGAATACCTCGTACTGAGGCGGTATGCCGCCGTAAGGGTTCGGGAAGCTCCTTGCACCGGGGAACTTCTTTACGTCCCAGACATCGGCCCAGGATCTGGGGTGATCCTTCTTGAAGGTATTGGTATTGTAACAGATGTTAAAGGAGTATATCCTCCCTGCGATGGAGTATTTCCTCTTGGTCTCCGGGATTATCTGGGCCAGGATCTTGGGGTCGAGCTTCGAATAGTCGAGTTCTTCCAGATATGCCTTCTTCCCCTCTGTCAGGGTGATGATGGCCGGGATATCGGTCAGGATGAGGTCCCACTCGATATTCCCGCTGTCCACCTGGGCCTTGATCTTCGCGACCACAGGCGGGGAAGTCATGATGACCTTGATCCCCGTATCCCTTTCAAAGGGTTCATAGAAACATTCTTTTTCTAGCTGGGCTGACCTTCCTCCCCAGTTGCACACCACGACCTGCTGGCCTGCAAAAGCCGGCGGCGCAAACCCGCCCGCCAAGCCGAAGAGGAGCACAAGGCCGAGCAGACTGCCAAGAATCATTCCACCCTTCTGTTTCATGATGAATCCTCCTTTTGCGAGTTTCGAGGGCAAAACCCTTTTGCCCTGCGAGTCGTACTTTACTTCGGAATCACCTCCTTTCCGGGAGTAATGCTGAGTCCGGCCGAATCTGTCGGTTTGATCTTTCCGGCGGATTGAACGGTCATAGAGTAACCGGAACCGGCGAGAATCAGAAAAGAGTCATGTCGTCGGCGTCCCAGCCCACCATTACCGAGTCGCCTCTCGAGAGTGTGGGCACGCCCTTGCGGTTCTGGAGCTTAAGGAAGACCTCCTCCTTTTTCCCTTCGATCAGGATCATGAGTTTTGTCGCCTCTCCCACATAGATGATGCCTCCAACGGTGCCTCGGTAGCTGTTCTGCCTCTGCTGGCCGTGATCGAGGAGGCTTACCTTTTCCGGCCTCAGGGAGATGCTCACCTCTTCGCCTTCGAGGTCCTCTTTTGGGACCGCCTTTATCTGGAGCCCCCCCGGGGTCCGGATGTGAACGAGGCCCTCCTCTCTGCCGACGATCCTGCCCTCGAGGAGGTTTGTTTCACCGATGAAATCAGCCACGAATCTGGTTCGAGGCTTGTCGTACAGTTCTGCCGGCCTGCCGAGCTGCTCCAGCCTGCCCAGGTTGAGCAGCGCCACCGTGTCGGACATGGTGAGAGCCTCGCTCTGATCATGGGTGACATAGATGGCGGTAAAGCCGAGTTCCTCGTGGAGGTGCTTGATCTCGAGTTGCATGTGTTCGCGCAGCTTCTTGTCCAGTGCACCCAGGGGTTCGTCCATCAGCAGCACGGGGGGCTTGAAAATAAGGGATCGGGCCAGGGCTACACGTTGCTGCTGGCCTCCGCTCAGCTGTTTGGGGTAGCGGTTGCCGAATCCCTGGAGCTTGACCAGGGCCAATGCCTCTTTGACCATCGCTTCTATTTGGCTCTTGGGGAGTCTCCTCGTGGTGAGTGGAAAAGCGATGTTCTCAGAGACGGTCATGTGGGGGAAGAGGGCGTAGTTCTGAAAAACCATCCCGATGTTCCGCTTGAAGGGAGGAATGCCGGTCAGCGCCCGGTCGTCCAGGTAGATGTTCCCTTCGGTCGGCTTCTCGAATCCCGCGACCATGTTCAATATGGTCGTCTTGCCGGACCCGCTCGGTCCCAAAAGGGTCAGGAACTCCCCCTTTTGGACGTGAAAAGAAACGTCGGAAACGGCTACCACATCGCCGAACCTCTTTGTCAGTCTCTCAAAGCGGATCGTCGAGCCGCTTGTCTGTCTTGTCATCTCTCCGGTTGCCTGTTCCAGGAATCCCATGCTTCGATCTTTGGCGTTCCCAGGGCGATCCTGCCTCACTCGAAGTAGCCTCGTACCACTTCCCGGCCGTCTTTGACCATCACCCTGCCGCGGGCAAAAACGGTGTCGATTCTATAATCCTTTTCTAGGAGAAGAAGATCCGCGTCCTTGCCAGCCTCGATCGAGCCCTTCCTGTATTGGAGCCCGAGGGTCCGTGCCACGTTCAGGGTGACCACTTTCAAGGCATCTGAAAAGGAGACTTCGCAGTTCTCCACGATGACCAGGAACATGCGATAGAGAGAGTCGACGCCGACCTTTGTCAGCCCGGTCTTGTTCCCCTTCTCGTCGAGGA from Deltaproteobacteria bacterium includes:
- a CDS encoding ABC transporter permease, which gives rise to MMEPSLAHVSRWSMLRERLAGRAFYLVLPLALYLCFFYVYPLLRMLLMSFFSPEFTLRHYLAFFHGKVNLYSLYVTLRISFVVTLWCLLLGYPLAYYLSSLPPKKANLRLILVLIPLWTSLLVRTYAWIMILGRNGIINQTLMKLGLIDKPLKIIYNSLGLTIGMVHVMMPFMVLSLYSVMTGIDRGLLKAAQNLGARPFEAFRRVFLPLSIPGILAGSILVFVISVGFFVTPVLLGGPKEMMISMIIDQAVSVLLNWGFASAASFLLLFLIIGILLTSGRIVGFDKLWGKRV
- a CDS encoding ABC transporter substrate-binding protein, coding for MKQKGGMILGSLLGLVLLFGLAGGFAPPAFAGQQVVVCNWGGRSAQLEKECFYEPFERDTGIKVIMTSPPVVAKIKAQVDSGNIEWDLILTDIPAIITLTEGKKAYLEELDYSKLDPKILAQIIPETKRKYSIAGRIYSFNICYNTNTFKKDHPRSWADVWDVKKFPGARSFPNPYGGIPPQYEVFLMADGVPMDKLYPIDVERAWRSITRLKPYITKWYKSHAQAVQMLVNGEIDIACTIGPRVIAAKWDGAPVDVEFNQQKLAADNWCIIKGAKHREAAYKLMNYVLDAKRQACFSSKAPYGPSNMEATKYIDPKIAKDLNTSPKNLAKAYWHNVRWWTEIGPDGKSNRARAIERYNKWLLE
- a CDS encoding ABC transporter ATP-binding protein, which gives rise to MTRQTSGSTIRFERLTKRFGDVVAVSDVSFHVQKGEFLTLLGPSGSGKTTILNMVAGFEKPTEGNIYLDDRALTGIPPFKRNIGMVFQNYALFPHMTVSENIAFPLTTRRLPKSQIEAMVKEALALVKLQGFGNRYPKQLSGGQQQRVALARSLIFKPPVLLMDEPLGALDKKLREHMQLEIKHLHEELGFTAIYVTHDQSEALTMSDTVALLNLGRLEQLGRPAELYDKPRTRFVADFIGETNLLEGRIVGREEGLVHIRTPGGLQIKAVPKEDLEGEEVSISLRPEKVSLLDHGQQRQNSYRGTVGGIIYVGEATKLMILIEGKKEEVFLKLQNRKGVPTLSRGDSVMVGWDADDMTLF
- a CDS encoding amidohydrolase family protein, producing the protein MDRLFDLLETTGIPVCHFVPTHVNRSDPDVLDQAVRLLKMGGTVDLSAIMSPEYGSLTGIRPDRALSLILEAGAPIDRVTMSSDGNVSMPILDEKGNKTGLTKVGVDSLYRMFLVIVENCEVSFSDALKVVTLNVARTLGLQYRKGSIEAGKDADLLLLEKDYRIDTVFARGRVMVKDGREVVRGYFE